In the Populus trichocarpa isolate Nisqually-1 chromosome 8, P.trichocarpa_v4.1, whole genome shotgun sequence genome, attaatattttagaaatttactTTCAATAGAACagctttctgaaaaataaacaaagccttaaaaaaatcattcattttgaactaatatattttatgatgttttatttttaattataaaaagtatttttgaacgAATATGTATGTTAATTGATACTAGTATTTTTGAGACaatcttaagattttattttcatacattATCGATTCGCCgtatctgaaaaaaataaattcttgaatGATGATACTAACAttcaaactcaaaaaattaaaaaaaaatggaagagggTTTTAGCCTCTTAATTTGGCCATCCTATCTTTGAAGTTACTTTTTATCTATGTTCGGACTTGGAGATGATAGCATAGAAAAGCATTGACTTAATTGCATGCCCTCCTcttaaaccaagaaaagaggCCACGACGTCTATCACTGGTGCGTAATCTGGCTCACTCACCTCTAACCTCACAACTTGTGTCTAATTATGTACCTCAAAGAATTGACCTAACTCCTAAATTAGCTCTAATTAACTACACAACTAGACTCCCTCATTGGCGACCTCACAATCACACATCTCTCGCTAGATCTCTCTGAGGTAGACCGACAGCTGCTCTCCTATCTAGACAGCCACTCTTACTTAAGAACAGCTAATTATATAATGATGCTTAAAAAATGTCATACCTGGTCAAGGTTTTGGTACAAGGCTCATTGTCTTCATTAATCCCTTGATGGAAATCATCGCCAACTTTGTGCTtaacacatgcatgcatgcttgcTTATGccataagtttttaatttgtatgggTCGATCGGCCTGCTTTTATTATAGATGTGATAATTCGGTACTTAACAATTCAGATTGTTATATTCGCTAAAAACTTCTCCCATGACACCTCTGTTGATGGTTAAGTAAGGTGGTAGTAATTCATTGTCCAGGGGTTAGTAAATTACTGTTGCTTGTCACTCAAGAATTTGATCCTAACTGCTTAGTTAATTGATCAGATCTGATGTAAATGCAGTGTTAATACATTTGCATAAATGCAGCGAGAGAGCACATAGAGTtgagaagtagaagaagaatcCAAAGGTTTAGAGCCCCATTTCAACATGTTAAATCTTAGGCCTTGAAGCAGTTGATAATTAATGGCATATACTGCTGAGGTAGATTGAGTAGGGTAGTGGCTAACAAGAAGGTGGACCAAGCcaagaaaagaacaaagagTAGATAAGTAGAGAGAGGgcattttttaaaagcaaattgttattttaagagAGAAAAGGGGCAAGAGGTTGATTGTTTATATGGGAAATGCAGTTCCTTACTGGCTCTTCTTATGTTATCATGcttcatttttattctattttttgtcACCAGAACTTGAGAAGGAAAGAGAAGCTAGCGCAGGGAGGCATTCTTGtaaatgaaacaaagaaaatcaaccaAAGCAACAAACTTTTTGGCTTTGGTGGGGTGACCAACACGAGCTAAACACTCTCTCTCAAGTGTGCAACACATTCCTTTCCCActcaaaaagaacaaaaactagtgataaagagaaagaaaaagatgccTGCATATCATGCACTTCTCATGGATTAGAGTCTTTTTTGACAGCACAAATTGCTAGCTCATACAAGCAATTCAAGTCCACTACATAGCGATATTTGATCAGgctaaataattgaaagaattaaaagaatgtTATATTATGATCTTTTCAAGTTACaagggataatttttttaaaaaaattatctggtGAATCAATAATAAATGGCCATGTCTGATCaaatagaagaaaacaaaataaactccTCAACaacttaagaagaaaaaaataaaaagaaaaatacaaccTTCTTCAGTAATGACAATCCACCAGAGCCGGGCTGGTGAAGACAAGAGATGTGTTTTGTTgcttctgctgctgctgtttttgttgttgcttggAAGCAAAGGCAAATTTATCATCTTCTGGGGCTGGAAGATTGAGATCCAAATCCAAAGAAAGTACGTTTCTTGCTCTCTTGGGTTCCTCAGATTCTATAGTCATTGGTGTTAATGACAAGGTTGTGGTACTAGACACAAGAGGACCCCGGTGCCGCCGCATATGACCACCCAAGGCCTGTCCTGATGTAAACACCGCACCACAAACTGAGCACTCATGAATCTTGCCTTTATTGTGATTGCTGTACGTACCTCTATTAGTATTGTTTTCACTCAATTGAAGAGAAAGAGATGAAACATTCTTGTAGTGTCCATCTTCTTCATCAGAAGATATCGAAAGATTTTGCTTCTTCTCATCATTGTGGATTGCCTTGGGCTTCTTATGACTAGCCCTATGTCCACCTAATGCTTGAAAAGATGGAAATGTTCGGCTACATGTTTTGCACTCATAAACATAGTAACCAACCCTGCCAGAACCTGTGGAATTAGCGGTTTCTAGGAATTTTCTACTATTGAATTTGGCGGTGTAAACCCCTCCTCTTGaatcatgatcatgatcatgatctcgatgatgatgatgttgttgttgttttgggaAATCTCTTGAATGGCCTTTGGCAAGTAGGATAAGACAATTGgccatgtcttcttcttcttcagtgCTATCTTGAAATTCATCGATGGAAGTTGTTGGTGACCAATTGGTACCACCATCTCCGCTTGATGAATCAGTTGTTAAGCCAAAAGGGATTGCCGATTGAACCCTTAACCGCTTTGTTCTCTTCCCTTTCGCAACACGGGTCGTGACTTCCTCTGAGGCCTCCATTTTTCTCCACCACctgagagaaagaaagggagaaTTGATGGGATGTTGTAGAAGGAAGCAAGGGGGTGATCAAGGGAGTGGGCTTTCTATATATGAAATAGTGAATGGGAGAGG is a window encoding:
- the LOC7494921 gene encoding zinc finger protein ZAT5: MEASEEVTTRVAKGKRTKRLRVQSAIPFGLTTDSSSGDGGTNWSPTTSIDEFQDSTEEEEDMANCLILLAKGHSRDFPKQQQHHHHRDHDHDHDSRGGVYTAKFNSRKFLETANSTGSGRVGYYVYECKTCSRTFPSFQALGGHRASHKKPKAIHNDEKKQNLSISSDEEDGHYKNVSSLSLQLSENNTNRGTYSNHNKGKIHECSVCGAVFTSGQALGGHMRRHRGPLVSSTTTLSLTPMTIESEEPKRARNVLSLDLDLNLPAPEDDKFAFASKQQQKQQQQKQQNTSLVFTSPALVDCHY